One part of the Microbacterium aurugineum genome encodes these proteins:
- a CDS encoding response regulator — protein MIRVVLVDDQALFRAGIRMLVASQPDLEVVGEAGDGREALEVVRATRPDVVLMDIRMPVMDGLTATAEILARPEPPRVVMLTTFDLDEAAARAIRQGASGFLLKDADPEFLLAAIRTVHSGSSVIAAAATRDLFAHFAEAPRPVPPQYDTLTDREKEIFALAARGLSNAEIAGREYLSEATVKTHISRILTKLVLRDRVQLVVFAFEHGLA, from the coding sequence ATGATCAGAGTCGTGCTCGTCGACGACCAGGCGCTGTTCCGTGCCGGTATCCGCATGCTCGTGGCTTCGCAGCCCGATCTCGAAGTGGTCGGCGAAGCGGGCGACGGGCGGGAGGCTCTCGAGGTCGTGCGGGCGACGCGGCCGGACGTGGTGCTGATGGACATCCGGATGCCGGTCATGGACGGGCTCACCGCGACGGCCGAGATCCTCGCCCGTCCGGAGCCTCCGCGCGTCGTCATGCTCACCACGTTCGACCTCGACGAGGCCGCCGCCCGGGCGATCCGGCAGGGGGCGAGCGGCTTCCTGCTCAAGGACGCCGATCCCGAGTTCCTGCTCGCCGCGATCCGCACGGTGCACTCCGGTTCGAGCGTGATCGCGGCCGCGGCGACGCGCGACCTGTTCGCGCACTTCGCGGAAGCGCCGCGCCCGGTGCCTCCGCAGTACGACACGCTCACCGACCGCGAGAAGGAGATCTTCGCGCTCGCGGCACGCGGCTTGTCGAACGCCGAGATCGCCGGCCGGGAGTACCTCAGCGAGGCGACGGTGAAGACGCACATCAGCCGCATCCTCACCAAGCTCGTGCTGCGCGACCGGGTGCAGCTCGTGGTCTTCGCGTTCGAGCACGGCCTCGCCTGA
- a CDS encoding sensor histidine kinase: MIRPLSRTALILDIVGAALLFLVFVPMSIVFYGPGTGNSALGGAAVVAVVFAAVLMFGGVAIGRLAPGLALAAAWAGAILQMLAGFGPVPIDIAILLVLYATAAWGTRRVLWWGFGSALLGGLIAALYMVVVNGVAFGTSSGWEKVTTGTLLLVISVMALGFAWVCGLLWRVVLRARRTRAAQLQAESLAIEEQERVRIARDMHDIVAHSLAVVIAQADGARYAAAAKPEMATEALGTIAQTARGALSDVRMLLTQLRHRQGDGPQPTLADLEALFAQVRQAGIEPRVTVDPMPPGEPPGAIQLAVYRILQEALTNAIRHGDGAVDVHLAWLADRVDVDVRNTVSRDAAVGVGGHGVIGMRERAQLVGGSLQAERRGAQFVVHATLPIGAAE, from the coding sequence GTGATCCGCCCCCTGTCCCGCACGGCGCTGATCCTCGACATCGTCGGGGCGGCGCTGCTCTTCCTCGTCTTCGTCCCGATGTCGATCGTGTTCTACGGTCCGGGCACCGGGAACAGCGCGCTCGGGGGCGCGGCGGTCGTGGCCGTGGTCTTCGCCGCCGTCCTGATGTTCGGCGGTGTCGCGATCGGGCGACTCGCGCCCGGGCTCGCCCTCGCCGCCGCGTGGGCGGGCGCGATCCTCCAGATGCTGGCCGGATTCGGGCCGGTGCCGATCGACATCGCTATCCTGCTCGTGCTCTACGCCACGGCGGCCTGGGGAACTCGGCGCGTGCTCTGGTGGGGGTTCGGGTCCGCGCTTCTGGGCGGCCTCATCGCCGCGCTGTACATGGTGGTCGTCAACGGTGTCGCCTTCGGCACGAGCAGCGGCTGGGAGAAGGTGACGACGGGCACCCTCCTGCTGGTGATCTCGGTCATGGCCCTCGGCTTCGCCTGGGTGTGCGGGTTGCTGTGGCGGGTCGTGCTGCGTGCGCGGCGCACCCGTGCGGCGCAGCTGCAGGCCGAGTCACTCGCCATCGAGGAGCAGGAGCGGGTGCGCATCGCGCGGGACATGCACGACATCGTCGCCCACTCCCTGGCCGTCGTCATCGCGCAGGCGGACGGTGCACGGTATGCGGCAGCGGCGAAACCCGAGATGGCGACCGAGGCACTCGGCACGATCGCGCAGACCGCGCGCGGAGCCTTGAGCGATGTGCGGATGCTGCTCACGCAGCTCCGACACCGGCAGGGCGACGGTCCGCAACCGACCCTCGCCGACCTCGAAGCCCTGTTCGCGCAGGTCCGGCAAGCGGGGATCGAGCCGCGGGTCACGGTCGACCCCATGCCCCCGGGGGAGCCGCCCGGGGCCATCCAGCTCGCGGTGTACCGCATCCTGCAGGAGGCGCTCACGAACGCGATCCGGCACGGCGACGGCGCGGTCGACGTCCACCTCGCGTGGCTCGCGGACCGCGTCGACGTCGACGTGCGCAACACGGTGTCGCGCGACGCTGCCGTCGGTGTCGGGGGCCACGGCGTGATCGGGATGCGGGAGCGGGCGCAGCTCGTCGGCGGTAGTCTGCAAGCCGAGCGTCGAGGGGCGCAGTTCGTCGTCCATGCCACGCTTCCGATCGGAGCCGCCGAATGA
- a CDS encoding class I SAM-dependent methyltransferase: MASYTHGHHESVLRSHNTRDIANSAAYLRPHLTAATRLLDVGAGPGTITADFAGIVAHVTATEIDENALSLSRDLAGERGLTNLAFSIEDVHALSFPDASFDVVHAHQVLQHVGDPVQALREMRRVTAPGGIVAARDADYAGFIWFPILPELDRWLTLYQAAARANGGEPDAGRRLLAWARAAGFEEVTATASTWCYASPSERAWWGGMWADRILESALARQLVDSELATRAELQEISDAWKRWADDGDGWYLVPHGEIIARV, from the coding sequence ATGGCCTCGTACACGCATGGACACCACGAATCCGTCCTCCGCTCGCACAACACGCGCGACATCGCGAACTCCGCGGCCTACCTTCGTCCGCACCTCACCGCGGCGACGCGGCTTCTCGACGTCGGGGCGGGGCCGGGCACCATCACCGCCGACTTCGCCGGGATCGTCGCCCACGTCACCGCGACCGAGATCGATGAGAACGCACTGTCCCTGTCGCGCGACCTCGCCGGCGAGCGGGGCCTGACGAACCTCGCCTTCTCGATCGAGGACGTGCACGCCCTGAGCTTCCCCGATGCCTCCTTCGACGTCGTGCACGCGCACCAGGTGCTGCAGCATGTCGGCGACCCGGTGCAGGCCCTACGAGAGATGCGCCGAGTGACCGCTCCGGGTGGCATCGTCGCCGCTCGCGATGCGGACTACGCGGGCTTCATCTGGTTCCCGATCCTGCCCGAACTCGACCGCTGGCTGACGCTGTACCAGGCAGCCGCGCGGGCGAACGGCGGGGAGCCCGATGCCGGACGACGACTCTTGGCCTGGGCGCGCGCCGCGGGTTTCGAAGAGGTCACGGCGACGGCGTCCACCTGGTGCTACGCCTCTCCTTCCGAGCGTGCCTGGTGGGGCGGGATGTGGGCCGACCGCATCCTCGAGTCGGCGCTCGCACGGCAACTCGTCGACAGCGAGCTGGCGACGCGGGCCGAGCTGCAGGAGATCAGCGACGCCTGGAAGCGCTGGGCCGATGACGGCGACGGCTGGTACCTCGTGCCGCACGGAGAGATCATCGCCCGCGTGTGA
- a CDS encoding AMP-binding protein, translating to MVALIPTDAEDPAQLRDALERAFDGGPALGLGMVAGAPEGVADGIAAVIATSGSSGIPKRVALSGEALRASAEATAARIGSGRWLLALPAGYVAGLQVLVRSILAGTQPTRIEGRFSPESFAQATFEMMRPSSPSGIPDLYTSLVPAQVATLLDAAEDTAVRAALTAYRAILVGGQALPEPLRERAADLGVRLVRTYGSTETSGGCVYDGVPLDTVGVRVVDGELRLAGPMLAEGYLGDGSLTARTFVHDEHGIRWYRTGDLGLVEDGIVRVHGRADNVIVSGGINISLDRVERIVRRIAGLHEAVVVGVEDERWGEASVIVAVRGEVLRRSESEQLAHARAVVEDELGRHARPARLILVDEIDVLPSGKPDREAIRRAVVELH from the coding sequence ATGGTCGCACTGATCCCGACGGATGCCGAAGACCCGGCACAGCTGCGGGATGCCCTGGAACGCGCGTTCGACGGCGGCCCCGCCTTGGGACTCGGGATGGTCGCCGGAGCGCCCGAGGGGGTGGCCGACGGAATCGCGGCCGTCATCGCGACGTCCGGGTCGAGCGGGATCCCGAAGCGAGTCGCGCTCAGCGGTGAGGCGTTGCGGGCGAGCGCCGAGGCCACCGCGGCGCGGATCGGCAGCGGACGCTGGCTGCTCGCCCTCCCCGCCGGCTATGTCGCGGGGCTGCAGGTGCTCGTGCGCTCGATCCTCGCCGGCACCCAGCCGACGCGGATCGAGGGCCGCTTCTCGCCGGAGTCCTTCGCTCAGGCGACCTTCGAGATGATGCGCCCTTCGTCGCCGTCGGGCATCCCCGACCTCTACACCTCGCTGGTCCCGGCCCAGGTAGCGACGCTGCTCGATGCGGCGGAGGACACGGCGGTCCGCGCCGCGCTCACGGCGTATCGAGCGATCCTCGTCGGTGGGCAGGCGCTCCCGGAGCCCCTCCGCGAGCGGGCGGCCGACCTCGGAGTGCGTCTGGTGCGCACCTACGGCTCGACGGAGACCAGCGGCGGGTGCGTCTACGACGGTGTGCCGCTCGACACCGTGGGCGTGCGCGTGGTCGACGGCGAGCTGCGTCTCGCGGGTCCCATGCTCGCCGAAGGGTACCTCGGCGACGGGTCGCTGACGGCCCGGACGTTCGTCCACGACGAGCACGGGATCCGCTGGTACCGCACCGGCGACCTGGGCCTGGTGGAGGACGGGATCGTGCGCGTGCACGGCAGAGCGGACAACGTGATCGTCTCGGGCGGGATCAACATCTCGCTCGATCGGGTGGAGCGCATCGTCCGTCGGATCGCGGGACTTCACGAGGCCGTGGTGGTCGGTGTGGAAGACGAGCGCTGGGGGGAGGCCTCGGTGATCGTCGCAGTCCGCGGCGAGGTCCTTCGGCGCAGCGAGTCCGAGCAGCTCGCCCACGCGCGCGCCGTCGTCGAAGACGAGCTCGGCAGGCACGCACGTCCGGCCCGCCTGATCCTCGTGGACGAGATCGACGTCCTCCCGTCCGGGAAGCCCGACCGCGAGGCGATCCGGCGCGCCGTCGTCGAGTTGCACTGA
- a CDS encoding 1,4-dihydroxy-2-naphthoyl-CoA synthase, with product MTSAFVSDLFDPAEWVLAPGAESYTDITAHVSHDGGVARIAFNRPEVRNAFRPHTVDELYRALDIARQDARIGAVLLTGNGPSPKDGGWAFCSGGDQRIRGRDGYKYSDAETAVVDGASRAAVGRLHILEVQRLIRFMPKVVIAVVPGWAAGGGHSLHVVCDLTIASAEEARFKQTDADVGSFDAGYGSAYMARQTGQKFAREVFFLAEEYSAQRAYEMGAVNRVVPHAELEREALKMARTVLTKSPTAIRMLKFAFNAVDDGLVGQQVFAGEATRLAYGTDEAVEGRDSFLEKRDPDWSSFPWHY from the coding sequence GTGACCAGTGCATTCGTCTCCGACCTCTTCGACCCGGCCGAATGGGTGCTCGCGCCCGGGGCCGAGAGCTACACCGACATCACTGCGCACGTCTCGCACGACGGCGGAGTCGCACGCATCGCCTTCAACCGTCCGGAGGTGCGCAACGCGTTCCGCCCGCACACCGTCGACGAGCTCTACCGTGCCCTCGACATCGCCCGGCAGGATGCCCGCATCGGCGCGGTGCTGCTCACCGGAAACGGCCCGAGCCCGAAAGACGGCGGCTGGGCGTTCTGCTCCGGTGGCGACCAGCGCATCCGCGGTCGTGACGGCTACAAGTACTCGGACGCCGAGACGGCGGTCGTCGACGGTGCGAGCCGTGCCGCGGTCGGTCGTCTGCACATCCTCGAGGTGCAGCGCCTCATCCGCTTCATGCCCAAGGTCGTCATCGCCGTCGTCCCCGGGTGGGCAGCAGGAGGCGGGCACTCGCTGCACGTGGTCTGCGACCTCACGATCGCATCCGCGGAGGAGGCCCGCTTCAAGCAGACGGACGCCGATGTCGGCAGCTTCGACGCCGGCTACGGGTCTGCATACATGGCCCGCCAGACCGGTCAGAAGTTCGCGCGTGAGGTGTTCTTCCTCGCCGAGGAGTACTCCGCGCAGCGCGCGTACGAGATGGGCGCCGTGAATCGTGTGGTCCCGCATGCCGAACTCGAACGCGAAGCGCTGAAGATGGCCCGCACCGTGCTCACGAAATCGCCCACGGCGATCCGCATGCTGAAGTTCGCCTTCAATGCCGTCGACGACGGTCTGGTCGGACAGCAGGTGTTCGCCGGGGAGGCGACCCGCCTGGCCTATGGCACCGATGAAGCCGTCGAGGGCCGCGACTCGTTCCTCGAGAAGCGCGACCCCGACTGGTCTTCCTTCCCCTGGCACTACTGA
- a CDS encoding permease prefix domain 1-containing protein, with translation MTTTTTLTERYISATIRSLRPDAQDDVRAELEASIADAIEARVDQGDAPEDAERAVLTELGDPGVLAAGYADRPLYLIGPRFYLTWWRLLKLLLIIVPVCVFGAVALGQTIAGAPVGEIISSSILAAGGAILHICFWTTLVFVILDRTDSATAIEKWDLDQLPEPSENGVAGRNDLIASLVFLGISVGALLWDRFRGFVIVDGTVVPIVDPQLWPWGISVLFLLIAAEAVFAVVLFRTRRWTIGLAVVNTILALMFLLWVVALLLTNQLVNPDFLARIAAAGGEGFAAGQAASADEGGVFRILAVLLGFGFAIGVGWDIVDGWIKTVRARRA, from the coding sequence ATGACCACGACGACCACGCTCACGGAGCGGTACATCAGTGCCACGATCCGCAGTCTCCGTCCCGACGCCCAGGACGACGTCCGTGCAGAGCTCGAGGCCTCCATCGCCGATGCGATCGAGGCGCGGGTGGACCAGGGCGACGCACCGGAGGATGCCGAGCGCGCGGTGCTCACCGAGCTCGGCGACCCCGGCGTCCTCGCCGCCGGCTATGCGGATCGCCCGCTGTACCTCATCGGTCCGCGGTTCTACCTGACCTGGTGGCGGCTGCTCAAGCTGCTGCTGATCATCGTTCCGGTCTGCGTCTTCGGAGCGGTCGCCCTCGGGCAGACCATCGCGGGTGCTCCGGTCGGCGAGATCATCTCCTCATCGATCCTTGCCGCCGGGGGCGCGATCCTCCACATCTGCTTCTGGACCACTTTGGTGTTCGTCATCCTCGATCGCACCGACAGCGCGACGGCGATCGAGAAGTGGGACCTCGACCAGCTCCCGGAGCCGAGCGAGAACGGTGTGGCGGGGCGGAACGATCTGATCGCATCGCTCGTCTTCCTCGGGATCTCCGTCGGCGCGCTCCTCTGGGACCGTTTCCGAGGCTTCGTCATCGTGGACGGCACCGTCGTGCCGATCGTCGATCCACAGTTGTGGCCCTGGGGGATCAGCGTCCTGTTCCTCCTGATCGCCGCGGAGGCGGTGTTCGCCGTCGTGCTGTTCCGCACGAGACGGTGGACGATCGGCCTGGCTGTGGTGAACACGATCCTCGCGCTGATGTTCCTTCTCTGGGTCGTCGCCCTCCTGCTCACGAACCAGCTCGTGAATCCGGACTTCCTCGCGCGGATCGCAGCTGCGGGCGGCGAGGGTTTCGCCGCGGGGCAGGCGGCATCCGCCGACGAGGGTGGCGTCTTCCGCATCCTCGCCGTGCTGTTGGGGTTCGGCTTCGCGATCGGTGTCGGCTGGGACATCGTCGACGGCTGGATCAAGACGGTTCGCGCACGCCGCGCCTGA
- a CDS encoding PadR family transcriptional regulator, whose protein sequence is MNETLDTHLQELRRGTVVLACLQLLRTPGYGYSLLEQLERRGFATDANTLYPLLRRLEKQEYLTSEWNTEEARPRKFYRTSEAGIRLADTLTDEWRSLTTAITSLTTEEN, encoded by the coding sequence ATGAACGAGACGCTCGATACGCACCTGCAGGAACTGAGGCGCGGCACGGTGGTGCTCGCTTGCCTGCAGCTGCTGCGTACGCCGGGGTACGGCTACTCGCTTCTCGAGCAACTCGAGCGCCGCGGCTTCGCGACGGACGCCAACACGCTGTATCCGCTGCTTCGCCGTCTGGAGAAGCAGGAGTACCTCACGAGCGAGTGGAACACCGAGGAAGCCAGGCCGCGCAAGTTCTACCGCACCTCCGAAGCAGGCATCCGGCTGGCCGACACCCTCACCGACGAATGGCGGTCACTCACGACCGCGATCACCTCTCTCACCACAGAGGAGAACTGA
- a CDS encoding o-succinylbenzoate synthase, translating into MIPPLADLLDSARVVALPLHSRFRGVDVREALLFEGPEGWAEFSPFVEYDDVEASTWLAAAIDFAWRPQPEPLRDRIGVNATIPAIEAGRVTELLSRFTGCRTAKVKVAEPGQTLADDVARVRAVREAMGPEGRIRVDANGAWNVDEAEHAVHALGEHDLEYVEQPCATVPELTELRTRVKYMGIPVAADESVRKSSDPLAVARAGAADLLVIKAQPLGGITHALQIVTAAGLPVVVSSALDTAIGLSQGAALAAALPTLDYDCGLGTASLFLDDVADLRPVDGSIPVGRVTPDAEALSRLAASDERREWWFARLARCHYELSAAAH; encoded by the coding sequence ATGATCCCGCCGCTCGCAGACCTGCTCGACTCGGCCAGGGTCGTCGCCCTCCCCCTGCACAGTCGCTTCCGCGGCGTCGATGTGCGCGAAGCGCTCCTCTTCGAAGGACCGGAAGGCTGGGCGGAGTTCTCACCGTTCGTCGAGTACGACGACGTCGAGGCCTCGACCTGGCTCGCCGCGGCGATCGACTTCGCCTGGCGCCCCCAGCCTGAACCGCTCCGTGATCGGATCGGCGTGAACGCGACCATCCCGGCAATCGAGGCCGGCCGCGTGACTGAGCTGCTGTCGCGGTTCACGGGGTGCCGCACGGCCAAGGTCAAGGTCGCCGAGCCGGGGCAGACCCTCGCCGACGACGTGGCACGCGTCCGGGCGGTGCGCGAGGCGATGGGGCCCGAGGGACGCATCCGGGTCGACGCGAACGGCGCCTGGAACGTCGACGAGGCCGAGCACGCGGTGCATGCCCTCGGTGAACACGACCTGGAATACGTCGAGCAGCCCTGCGCGACGGTTCCGGAGCTCACGGAACTCCGCACGCGCGTGAAGTACATGGGCATCCCGGTGGCAGCAGATGAGAGCGTGCGGAAGTCCTCCGATCCACTCGCGGTCGCCCGCGCCGGTGCCGCCGACCTCCTCGTGATCAAGGCCCAGCCGCTGGGCGGCATCACGCACGCCCTGCAGATCGTCACGGCTGCTGGGCTCCCGGTCGTGGTCTCGAGCGCGCTGGACACCGCGATCGGCCTGTCCCAGGGAGCCGCGCTCGCCGCCGCCCTTCCGACGCTGGACTATGACTGCGGGCTCGGCACGGCGTCGCTGTTCCTCGACGACGTGGCCGACCTGCGTCCGGTCGATGGCTCGATCCCGGTCGGACGCGTGACCCCGGACGCCGAAGCACTCAGCCGCCTCGCCGCCTCGGACGAACGCCGCGAGTGGTGGTTCGCTCGCCTCGCCCGCTGCCACTACGAGCTGTCCGCCGCCGCGCACTGA
- a CDS encoding TetR/AcrR family transcriptional regulator — MSTPATRSRENTRARLLEAAAQVFAEVGLDGASVEAVCERAGFTRGAFYSNFESKDELFLMLAASVSEVRVSAVRARVEQLTADGALAEGCDPIELVQQIMELGGDDRLGVMLMSEIRIRALRDPEFGAAYLVQESEMVGSIAQIIEDIVSAGPLQLRLPAETAARMLMILWEGMTVRGAMAGLDDAQLRHSGSEQLGRLVQLFIEL; from the coding sequence ATGTCGACACCCGCAACCCGTAGTCGCGAGAACACGCGTGCCCGTCTACTGGAGGCGGCGGCGCAGGTCTTCGCCGAAGTCGGCCTCGACGGTGCCTCCGTCGAGGCGGTCTGCGAGCGTGCAGGGTTCACTCGCGGCGCGTTCTACTCGAACTTCGAATCCAAGGACGAGCTCTTCCTGATGCTGGCGGCCAGCGTCTCCGAGGTGCGTGTGAGCGCGGTGCGTGCGCGCGTCGAGCAGCTGACCGCGGACGGCGCGCTCGCCGAGGGATGCGACCCCATCGAACTCGTCCAGCAGATCATGGAGCTCGGAGGCGATGACCGCCTCGGCGTGATGCTGATGAGCGAGATCCGTATCCGTGCACTGCGTGACCCGGAGTTCGGCGCGGCCTATCTCGTTCAGGAGAGCGAGATGGTCGGGAGCATCGCGCAGATCATCGAGGACATCGTGTCGGCGGGGCCGTTGCAGTTGCGTCTGCCTGCGGAGACGGCGGCGCGGATGCTCATGATCCTCTGGGAGGGCATGACCGTGCGCGGTGCGATGGCAGGGCTCGACGACGCGCAGCTGCGGCATTCGGGCAGCGAGCAGCTCGGACGGCTCGTGCAGCTGTTCATCGAGTTGTAG
- a CDS encoding efflux RND transporter permease subunit — protein sequence MSTLLSSLGRWSFRHPWRVLVSWLLALGIAGAGALVLGAGTDNTFSIPGTESQAGLEQLSRSFPQVSGTNAQFIVVAADGDQVTDDDYRDHIEDAVDQLADLDGVLAATSPYDEMVSGMINDDDTAAIVRVQFDGESTDVSDDTKEALRTVVSDLDSELPDGAQTSLGGDLFAISIPGVTLTEAVGLLIALLVLIVTFRSFVVAGLPLLTAILGVGISMAGIFTATAFATVSSTTPLLALMLGLAVGIDYALFIMARHQDQVREGVDPEESASRAVGTAGSAVVFAGVTVLIALIGLGFAGIPFLTTMGIAASVAVAVAVAIAVTLTPALLGFMKGRVVGRPKRAPKPKKKDASDDPDSAPAAPARAKGSARWVNGVTKRPLLVSLAVVIGLGIVAIPALSLNLALPNAGVLPKDSEARQNYDLVAEEFGPGFNGPLILTGTIVTSTDPLTLMEDLGDAVAKVPGVKEVALATPNETADTGIVQIIPETAPDDPATADLVRELRSHHDEWLDEFGIDLKVTGFTAVGIDISDQLGNALLPFGIFVIGLSLILLTIVFRSLWVPITAAAGYLLSIVAAFGVVGAVFEWGWFADLLHVARVGPIISFMPIILMGVLFGLAMDYQVFLVSRMREDFVHDPDSKSPDRATRRAAALRTVRSGFTGSAKVVTAAGLIMFAVFVAFVPEGDSSLKPIALGLAAGIAIDAFLVRMTLIPALMAILGERAWELPAWLEKVLPRVDVEGEAVERERHLAAWPGDGSIVAADDLVLTDAGIDGLHLRVRPGGALLLTGSSGAALRALALTIAGRVTPDAGRLRVAGHLLPGRAAWVRAHVGALIATDAGVPASELSEALRDRPAVVVIDGVERLPLAARDQIAARLRDADAATAVILTTTAPEVARDLLAAAGRPAPELLSVDTPAERRHPLGSPHPDGGADEERGPRPEDDTTKATEVTA from the coding sequence GTGTCCACACTCCTGTCCTCACTCGGACGTTGGTCGTTCCGTCACCCGTGGCGAGTCCTCGTGTCCTGGCTCCTCGCGCTCGGCATCGCCGGTGCCGGTGCCCTCGTGCTCGGCGCAGGTACGGACAACACCTTCTCCATCCCCGGAACCGAGTCCCAGGCAGGTCTGGAGCAGCTCTCCCGGTCCTTCCCCCAGGTGAGCGGCACGAACGCGCAGTTCATCGTGGTGGCCGCCGACGGCGATCAGGTCACGGATGACGACTACCGCGACCACATCGAAGATGCCGTCGACCAACTTGCGGACCTCGACGGTGTCCTCGCGGCCACCTCGCCGTACGACGAGATGGTCAGCGGGATGATCAACGACGACGACACCGCGGCGATCGTGCGTGTGCAGTTCGACGGTGAGTCCACGGATGTCTCGGACGACACGAAAGAGGCGCTGCGCACGGTCGTGAGCGACCTGGACTCGGAACTCCCGGACGGTGCACAGACCTCCCTCGGCGGCGACCTCTTCGCGATCTCGATCCCGGGCGTCACGCTCACCGAGGCGGTCGGTCTGCTCATCGCGCTGCTGGTCCTGATCGTCACCTTCCGCTCATTCGTCGTCGCCGGTCTTCCCCTCCTCACGGCGATCCTCGGCGTCGGCATCTCGATGGCAGGCATCTTCACGGCGACGGCCTTCGCCACGGTCTCCTCCACCACGCCGCTGCTGGCGCTCATGCTCGGGCTCGCGGTCGGCATCGACTACGCACTGTTCATCATGGCGCGGCATCAGGATCAGGTGCGCGAGGGCGTCGATCCGGAGGAGTCCGCGTCGCGCGCCGTCGGGACGGCTGGCTCCGCCGTGGTGTTCGCGGGCGTCACCGTGCTCATCGCCCTGATCGGACTCGGCTTCGCCGGCATCCCGTTCCTGACGACCATGGGCATCGCCGCCTCGGTCGCCGTGGCCGTCGCGGTCGCGATCGCGGTCACCCTCACCCCCGCGCTCCTCGGATTCATGAAGGGCAGAGTGGTCGGTCGGCCGAAGCGCGCACCGAAGCCCAAGAAGAAAGACGCGAGCGACGACCCCGACAGCGCGCCCGCGGCTCCCGCCCGCGCCAAGGGCAGTGCCCGCTGGGTGAACGGTGTCACCAAGCGCCCCCTCCTCGTCTCCCTCGCCGTGGTGATCGGCCTCGGCATCGTCGCCATCCCCGCCCTCAGCCTGAACCTCGCCCTCCCGAACGCCGGGGTGCTGCCGAAAGACTCGGAAGCGCGTCAGAACTACGACCTCGTCGCTGAGGAATTCGGACCCGGATTCAACGGCCCGCTGATCCTCACGGGCACGATCGTCACGTCCACCGACCCGCTCACCTTGATGGAAGACCTCGGGGATGCCGTCGCGAAGGTGCCCGGCGTCAAGGAAGTCGCCCTCGCGACACCGAACGAGACCGCTGACACCGGCATCGTCCAGATCATCCCGGAGACGGCCCCGGACGACCCGGCGACCGCCGACCTCGTCCGCGAACTGCGCAGCCATCACGACGAGTGGCTCGACGAATTCGGCATCGACCTCAAGGTCACCGGCTTCACCGCCGTCGGCATCGACATCTCCGATCAGCTCGGCAATGCCCTGTTGCCGTTCGGCATCTTCGTGATCGGCCTCTCCCTCATCCTGCTGACCATCGTGTTCCGCTCGCTGTGGGTGCCGATCACCGCGGCCGCCGGATACCTGCTCTCGATCGTGGCGGCGTTCGGCGTCGTCGGGGCCGTGTTCGAATGGGGCTGGTTCGCCGACCTCCTGCACGTCGCCCGGGTCGGGCCCATCATCAGCTTCATGCCGATCATCCTGATGGGCGTGCTGTTCGGGCTCGCGATGGACTACCAGGTCTTCCTCGTCTCGCGCATGCGGGAGGACTTCGTGCACGACCCGGACTCCAAGAGCCCCGACCGGGCGACGCGGCGCGCTGCCGCATTGCGCACCGTTCGCAGCGGGTTCACCGGGTCGGCGAAGGTGGTCACGGCGGCCGGCCTCATCATGTTCGCCGTCTTCGTGGCGTTCGTCCCCGAGGGCGACTCGTCACTGAAACCCATCGCCCTGGGCCTCGCAGCCGGCATCGCGATCGACGCCTTCCTGGTGCGCATGACCTTGATCCCCGCGCTGATGGCCATCCTCGGCGAGCGCGCCTGGGAGCTCCCGGCCTGGCTGGAGAAGGTCCTCCCCCGCGTCGACGTCGAGGGCGAGGCGGTGGAACGCGAGCGGCACCTCGCTGCCTGGCCGGGAGACGGTTCGATCGTCGCCGCCGACGACCTCGTGCTGACGGATGCCGGGATCGACGGGCTGCACCTCCGGGTCCGGCCGGGCGGAGCGCTGCTGCTGACCGGGAGTTCCGGTGCCGCGTTGCGTGCGCTGGCTCTGACGATCGCCGGACGGGTGACGCCTGACGCGGGACGCCTCCGGGTGGCGGGGCATCTGCTGCCAGGACGCGCGGCCTGGGTGCGCGCACACGTCGGCGCCTTGATCGCGACGGACGCCGGGGTCCCGGCATCCGAGCTCTCCGAGGCGCTGCGCGATCGACCCGCGGTGGTCGTGATCGACGGCGTCGAGAGGCTCCCCCTCGCCGCGCGCGATCAGATCGCCGCCCGACTCCGGGATGCGGATGCTGCGACCGCCGTGATCCTCACGACCACCGCACCCGAGGTCGCGCGCGACCTCCTCGCCGCCGCGGGCCGTCCCGCCCCCGAGCTTCTCTCCGTCGACACCCCCGCCGAGCGTCGACACCCCCTCGGGTCACCGCATCCAGACGGGGGTGCCGACGAAGAACGGGGGCCTCGGCCTGAAGACGACACGACGAAAGCCACCGAGGTGACCGCATGA